In Candidatus Pelagibacter ubique HIMB140, a single window of DNA contains:
- a CDS encoding SDR family oxidoreductase, translating to MFKKIFITGGAGYVGCRLVKDLLQKEYKVTVYDAMHYTENFLPKNNNNLKVIKGDIRDTSHLKKVSSGNDVFIHLACISNDASFVLDENLSKTVNFDCFEPMVKTAKSNNIKRFIYASSSSVYGVSEKKDVKEDHPLLPLTAYNKYKGLCEPILMKYADSEFDAVIFRPATVCGYSPRMRFDLSVNILTCHAIVNNKIKVFGGDQLRPNLHIQDYSDFVQILINADKKKIQKEIFNVGFQNLSIMNIAKLVKKELETNFQFKNIEIERTESNDNRSYHINSDKIYEILNFKPKYSIENAVHEITRCFKKNLFQDPLSNVIYHNVKTLMQNNVK from the coding sequence ATGTTTAAGAAAATATTTATCACTGGTGGAGCTGGGTATGTGGGTTGTAGACTCGTGAAGGATTTACTTCAAAAAGAGTACAAAGTTACTGTTTATGATGCAATGCATTATACTGAAAATTTTTTACCTAAAAATAATAATAATTTAAAAGTAATAAAGGGAGATATCAGGGATACTAGTCATTTAAAGAAAGTTTCAAGTGGTAATGATGTGTTTATACATTTAGCTTGTATTTCAAATGATGCAAGTTTCGTATTAGATGAAAATTTATCTAAGACTGTAAATTTTGACTGTTTTGAGCCAATGGTAAAAACAGCTAAGAGTAATAATATTAAAAGATTTATATATGCATCTTCAAGTTCTGTGTATGGGGTATCAGAAAAGAAGGATGTTAAAGAAGATCATCCATTATTGCCACTAACTGCCTACAATAAATATAAAGGTTTATGTGAGCCAATATTAATGAAATATGCCGATAGTGAGTTTGACGCAGTAATATTTAGACCCGCTACAGTATGTGGCTATAGTCCTAGAATGAGATTTGATCTGAGCGTAAATATTTTAACATGTCATGCAATCGTTAACAATAAAATTAAGGTTTTTGGCGGAGATCAATTAAGACCTAATTTACACATACAAGACTATAGCGACTTTGTCCAAATATTAATAAATGCTGATAAAAAAAAAATACAAAAAGAAATATTTAATGTTGGCTTTCAAAACCTTTCAATAATGAATATTGCTAAATTGGTAAAAAAAGAATTAGAAACAAATTTTCAATTTAAAAATATTGAAATAGAAAGAACTGAAAGTAACGATAACCGATCTTATCATATTAATTCTGACAAGATATATGAAATACTTAATTTTAAACCAAAGTATTCAATCGAAAATGCAGTTCATGAAATAACAAGATGTTTTAAAAAGAATTTATTTCAAGACCCGCTATCCAATGTAATCTACCATAATGTCAAAACATTGATGCAAAATAATGTTAAATAA
- a CDS encoding class I SAM-dependent methyltransferase translates to MEKNKLLKVINEISPIFPFKNYLNDNGIIRPKYFYIYKLIKNKFSGSETILDFGSGLNDLSAILKKLNFNIEAYDDCNDDWYKIDKNLEKLRTFSNQINLKFYENIQELFKSKKKYEIILLLDVLEHVPTPKKFIYDVINFLEQNSYIIITVPNSVSLRKRISVFFGKTNYASYSEYFEEEPFRGHWREYSLDDILYLAKKINFEIKHLEGINAIVPRNKFLFFIYIKFKFLYNYLIKIFPSLSDTICVILKKN, encoded by the coding sequence ATGGAAAAAAACAAATTACTTAAAGTTATAAATGAAATATCACCAATTTTTCCATTTAAAAACTACTTAAATGATAACGGCATTATAAGACCTAAATATTTTTATATATATAAGTTAATAAAAAATAAATTTTCTGGAAGTGAAACTATACTAGATTTTGGATCAGGACTTAATGATCTGTCTGCTATTTTAAAAAAACTTAATTTTAATATAGAGGCATATGATGATTGTAATGATGATTGGTATAAAATTGACAAAAATTTAGAAAAATTAAGAACTTTTAGCAACCAAATTAATCTCAAATTTTATGAAAATATTCAAGAATTATTCAAGTCCAAAAAAAAATATGAGATTATTTTGCTGCTAGATGTATTAGAACATGTTCCTACACCAAAAAAATTTATTTATGATGTAATAAATTTTCTAGAACAAAATTCTTATATTATAATCACTGTTCCGAATTCTGTTAGTTTGAGAAAAAGAATTTCAGTCTTCTTTGGAAAGACAAATTACGCTTCTTACAGTGAATATTTTGAAGAGGAGCCATTCAGAGGACATTGGCGAGAATACAGCTTAGATGATATCTTGTATCTAGCCAAAAAAATTAACTTCGAAATCAAACATCTAGAAGGAATTAATGCAATTGTTCCAAGAAATAAATTTTTATTTTTTATATATATTAAATTTAAATTTTTATATAATTACTTAATAAAAATCTTTCCATCACTTTCAGATACAATTTGTGTAATCTTAAAAAAAAATTAA
- a CDS encoding PfkB family carbohydrate kinase — translation MSLDYFKKYNYKIRDLKDLKKILDKKKNKKTVLCHGVFDVVHPGHLRHLAHAKTKGDILIVSLTADRFIKKGNYRPHVPENLRALNLSAFEMVDYVVIDRHEKADNILKYIKPDFYAKGFEYFSKGLPKATKDEIKVVESYGGKMFFSPGDFVYSSSKFLQSSLPELHFEKLLMLLDKHKINFEDLKETLNNFSKLKVHVIGDTIIDTYTRTTFIGGQTKTPTFSLLKQKEENFIGGAAIVATHLKKSGAEVTFSTVLGNDRLGRFATKELKKIKVKVRPIVDLFRPTTNKNSFTTGNYKLLKVDTLDNTPINENILSKLCNSIKNTKADIVILSDFRHGIFNLSSIPKIIKAIPKKTFKVADSQVASRWGNILQFKNFDLITPNEREARFALADQDSPIGSLSSLLQKNSKYKNLILTLGDKGIFCSSKNKKNNYFSIDSFAQNVIDAVGSGDALLAYSSIALKLSNSLVQAGIIGSLAAAKACEYDGNQPISRKEVIEQMNKIEKKLNYINQ, via the coding sequence ATGTCCTTAGATTATTTTAAAAAATATAATTATAAAATAAGAGATTTAAAAGATTTAAAAAAAATTTTAGATAAAAAAAAAAATAAAAAAACTGTTCTATGTCATGGTGTATTTGATGTTGTTCATCCTGGCCATTTAAGACATTTGGCACACGCAAAAACAAAAGGGGATATTTTAATAGTTAGTCTTACTGCAGATAGGTTTATAAAAAAAGGAAATTATCGCCCTCATGTTCCAGAAAATTTAAGAGCATTAAACCTATCAGCTTTTGAAATGGTAGATTATGTTGTCATAGATAGACATGAAAAAGCTGACAATATTTTAAAGTATATTAAGCCAGATTTTTATGCAAAAGGATTTGAGTATTTTTCTAAAGGATTACCTAAAGCTACAAAAGATGAAATAAAAGTAGTGGAGTCTTATGGGGGGAAAATGTTTTTTTCACCAGGAGATTTTGTTTATTCATCTTCAAAATTTCTACAATCATCTCTTCCAGAACTACATTTTGAAAAGTTACTTATGCTTTTAGATAAACATAAAATTAATTTTGAAGATCTAAAAGAAACATTAAATAACTTTTCAAAACTAAAAGTCCATGTAATAGGTGATACAATAATTGATACTTATACCAGAACTACTTTTATTGGTGGTCAAACTAAAACACCAACTTTTAGCTTATTAAAACAAAAAGAAGAAAATTTTATTGGGGGAGCTGCAATCGTGGCCACTCACTTAAAAAAATCTGGAGCAGAAGTTACTTTTTCCACAGTTTTAGGTAATGATCGATTAGGACGTTTTGCTACAAAAGAGTTAAAAAAAATTAAAGTTAAAGTAAGGCCTATTGTTGATTTATTTAGACCAACAACCAATAAAAATAGTTTTACAACTGGAAATTATAAACTTTTAAAAGTAGACACATTAGATAATACTCCTATTAACGAAAACATTTTAAGTAAATTATGTAACTCAATTAAAAATACAAAAGCTGATATAGTAATTTTAAGTGATTTTAGACATGGTATATTTAATTTAAGCAGTATTCCAAAAATAATAAAAGCAATTCCTAAAAAAACTTTCAAAGTTGCAGACAGTCAAGTAGCTAGTAGGTGGGGAAATATTTTACAGTTTAAGAATTTTGACCTTATAACCCCAAATGAGCGAGAAGCTAGATTTGCTTTAGCAGATCAAGATTCACCAATTGGATCACTTTCATCTCTTTTACAAAAAAATTCTAAATATAAAAATTTAATTTTAACATTAGGAGATAAAGGAATTTTTTGTTCATCAAAAAATAAAAAAAATAATTATTTCTCCATAGATTCTTTTGCACAAAATGTCATTGATGCAGTAGGTTCTGGAGATGCTTTGTTAGCCTATTCCTCAATAGCTCTCAAACTATCAAATTCACTTGTTCAAGCAGGTATTATTGGCTCTTTGGCTGCAGCCAAGGCATGTGAGTATGATGGAAATCAACCAATAAGTAGAAAAGAAGTAATTGAACAAATGAATAAAATAGAAAAAAAATTAAATTATATAAATCAGTAA
- a CDS encoding HAD-IIIA family hydrolase: protein MSLKKRRAVFLDRDGVLNIPIIKKNKSYAPLKYKDFKLYPKLKFYCQKLKLSFLLIVVTNQPDIGRKKIKLTELKKMHHKLKKIINYDELYFCSAISKKSYYKKPNPGMILRAIKEFNIEPKKSYLIGDRWSDIMPGNKFGIKTLFIDRKYKEKKPNKYFRKVKSFSEAARVILNDKS from the coding sequence TTGTCATTAAAAAAGAGAAGAGCTGTATTTTTAGATCGTGATGGTGTTTTAAATATACCAATTATTAAAAAAAATAAATCTTATGCGCCATTAAAGTATAAAGACTTTAAATTGTATCCTAAATTAAAATTTTATTGTCAAAAATTAAAACTTTCATTTTTATTAATAGTTGTTACTAATCAACCTGATATTGGTAGAAAAAAAATTAAACTTACAGAACTAAAAAAAATGCATCATAAACTTAAAAAAATAATAAATTATGATGAACTCTATTTTTGCTCAGCTATTTCGAAAAAATCTTATTACAAGAAACCAAATCCCGGAATGATATTAAGAGCAATCAAAGAATTTAATATTGAACCAAAAAAAAGTTATTTAATTGGAGATAGATGGAGTGATATAATGCCTGGAAATAAGTTTGGAATTAAAACTTTATTTATCGATAGAAAATATAAAGAAAAAAAACCTAACAAATACTTTAGAAAAGTAAAATCATTTTCTGAAGCTGCAAGAGTGATACTAAATGATAAATCTTAA
- a CDS encoding SIS domain-containing protein gives MQNFFNNYFQETINSIKNFNKDDINNLAKSIAKIRLNKGRIFFVGVGGSAGNATHAVNDFRKLCNVECYSITDNASELTARINDEGWDSSFSEWLKISNLNKKDAIFVLSVGGGNIERKVSVNIVNAVKYAKFKRAKIFGIVSRDGGYTKKIGDNVVVIPVKEKKLVTPISEALQAVVWHYLVSSSYLKKNKTKW, from the coding sequence ATGCAAAATTTTTTTAATAATTATTTTCAAGAAACAATTAATTCAATAAAAAACTTTAATAAAGATGATATAAATAATTTGGCAAAATCAATTGCAAAAATTAGGTTAAACAAAGGTAGAATTTTTTTTGTTGGCGTTGGTGGGAGCGCAGGAAATGCTACTCATGCAGTTAATGATTTTAGAAAATTATGCAATGTTGAATGTTATAGTATTACAGATAATGCATCTGAGTTAACTGCAAGAATAAATGACGAAGGTTGGGATAGTTCTTTTTCTGAATGGTTAAAGATTTCAAATTTAAATAAAAAAGATGCAATATTTGTATTATCAGTTGGTGGAGGTAATATTGAAAGAAAAGTTAGTGTTAATATCGTAAACGCTGTTAAGTATGCAAAGTTTAAGAGAGCAAAAATATTTGGAATCGTGAGTAGAGATGGAGGCTATACAAAAAAAATTGGAGACAATGTAGTAGTTATTCCGGTTAAAGAAAAAAAATTAGTAACACCTATTTCGGAGGCTCTACAAGCAGTAGTTTGGCATTATTTGGTCTCATCTTCATATTTAAAAAAAAACAAAACTAAATGGTGA
- the wecB gene encoding non-hydrolyzing UDP-N-acetylglucosamine 2-epimerase: MKKICFVMGTRPEIIKLAPIIKYCELKKKNFFIIFTCQHYDQNMSDKFFKELKIKKPKYKISIQKKRKSNYVNLLSDQIKKILVFENPYIVVVQGDTNSSLAGAIATTKINSKNKKIYLAHVEAGLRSYDYRMPEEFNRQVIDNLSDILFPPTHIQKRILIKEGFSKKKIFVTGSTISDSLNMIKFKTKIKKNFILLTLHRHELLIDRKATTNLFKMLDKIANETYKKIWFFCHPRTLNILKKYKISLNNNFKLNGPVNYKNFLKYLYNCSFIMSDSGGIQEEACILKKNLITLRLNTERPETIKIGSNYLSMEFEKIIKRIRKINNHKPKWKSPYGKNVSKKIMKEILNEKNFVPN, encoded by the coding sequence ATGAAAAAAATATGCTTCGTTATGGGAACAAGACCAGAAATAATTAAATTAGCACCTATAATTAAATATTGTGAATTGAAAAAGAAAAATTTTTTTATAATTTTTACTTGTCAACATTATGATCAAAATATGTCTGACAAATTTTTTAAAGAATTAAAAATAAAAAAACCAAAATATAAAATTTCAATCCAAAAAAAAAGGAAATCAAATTATGTAAATCTATTATCTGATCAGATAAAGAAAATACTTGTTTTTGAAAATCCTTATATAGTTGTCGTTCAAGGTGATACTAATTCATCATTAGCAGGTGCAATTGCAACAACAAAAATAAATTCCAAAAATAAAAAAATTTATTTAGCTCATGTAGAGGCAGGATTAAGAAGTTACGATTATAGAATGCCAGAAGAGTTTAATAGACAGGTTATTGATAATTTATCTGATATTTTATTCCCACCTACCCATATTCAAAAAAGAATTCTCATTAAAGAAGGTTTTAGTAAAAAAAAAATATTTGTTACAGGAAGCACGATAAGCGACTCGCTAAATATGATAAAATTCAAAACAAAAATTAAAAAAAATTTTATTTTACTTACTTTGCATAGACACGAATTATTAATTGATAGAAAAGCAACTACAAATTTATTTAAAATGTTGGACAAGATAGCAAATGAAACCTACAAAAAAATTTGGTTTTTTTGTCACCCAAGAACTTTAAATATTCTAAAAAAATACAAAATTTCACTAAACAACAACTTTAAATTAAATGGACCAGTAAACTATAAAAATTTTTTAAAATATCTGTATAATTGTAGTTTCATAATGTCAGATTCTGGTGGTATTCAAGAAGAGGCTTGTATTTTAAAAAAAAATTTAATAACTCTTCGATTGAATACAGAGAGACCAGAGACAATAAAAATTGGATCTAATTATTTATCTATGGAATTTGAAAAAATTATAAAAAGAATAAGGAAAATTAACAACCATAAACCAAAATGGAAATCACCTTATGGAAAAAATGTTTCGAAAAAAATTATGAAAGAAATTCTAAATGAAAAAAATTTTGTTCCTAATTAA
- a CDS encoding NAD-dependent epimerase/dehydratase family protein: MLNKKVSIVTGGAGFIGSHMVDLLIKKKHKVLVIDDLSKGKKKNIHHHIRNKDAILIKKNILNITSKDINFKKICFIFHFAGKDAIIPSITNPEKYINVNLNGTLKILEASKNLNFKKFVYAASSSCYGKAKTPTDENKKISNLHPYALSKYLGEQLALSWHKIYDLPINSVRIFNAYGERIGFNNEYGAMFPILLKQKLSNKPLTIVGDGKQKRDFIYVKDLVQAFYAVANIKNSGEIFNAGYGKPVSVNLIAKLIGGKKIFIKKRPGEPEITHSNIRKIKSFTNWKPKVSIKQGVEIMIRNINLWEDSVLWDKKKIKLATKVWFNKLK, encoded by the coding sequence ATGTTAAATAAAAAAGTTAGCATAGTAACCGGTGGGGCTGGTTTTATCGGAAGCCACATGGTTGATCTTTTAATTAAAAAAAAACATAAAGTTTTAGTAATTGACGACTTATCAAAAGGAAAAAAAAAAAATATACATCATCATATTAGAAACAAGGATGCTATATTAATTAAAAAAAATATATTAAATATCACAAGCAAAGATATTAATTTCAAAAAAATATGTTTTATTTTCCATTTTGCTGGAAAGGATGCAATTATACCATCTATAACAAATCCTGAAAAATATATAAATGTAAACTTAAATGGAACATTAAAAATTTTAGAGGCATCAAAAAATTTAAATTTTAAAAAATTTGTTTATGCAGCATCTTCGTCTTGTTATGGTAAAGCCAAAACTCCAACAGATGAAAATAAAAAAATTTCTAATTTACATCCATATGCTCTTAGTAAATATTTAGGTGAACAGTTAGCATTAAGCTGGCATAAAATTTATGATTTGCCAATAAATTCTGTAAGAATATTCAATGCATATGGTGAAAGAATAGGATTTAATAATGAATATGGAGCAATGTTTCCTATTTTACTTAAACAGAAATTATCAAATAAACCGCTTACAATTGTTGGGGATGGCAAACAAAAACGAGACTTTATTTATGTAAAGGACCTTGTTCAGGCATTTTATGCTGTTGCAAACATTAAAAATTCTGGAGAGATTTTTAACGCTGGATATGGAAAACCAGTAAGTGTCAATTTAATTGCAAAATTAATTGGAGGTAAAAAAATATTTATAAAAAAAAGACCTGGCGAACCAGAAATTACACACTCAAATATTCGAAAAATTAAATCTTTTACAAATTGGAAGCCAAAAGTTTCAATTAAACAAGGAGTTGAGATAATGATTAGAAATATCAATTTATGGGAAGACTCTGTTTTATGGGATAAAAAAAAGATAAAACTTGCTACAAAAGTTTGGTTTAATAAACTGAAATAG
- a CDS encoding Gfo/Idh/MocA family protein: MKNDVIVGFGVQGKKRLKFLNKEKTIIVDPFNKNSHYKYINDVPKNKYSKVFICVPDKDKEKIIRYCLLNSKHFLVEKPFPLIKSKKIEFYSRIARSKKLINYVAYNHRFEPHFEKVKKILNKNQIGKIYSCKLFYGNGTSTLVKNSLWRDKGLGVISDLGSHLLDLCNYWFNINDENIDYINCCRFENRSPDYAKLIFKQKKILFDLEMTLCMWRNHFSCDILGQKGSIHISSLCKWDETTLIIRKKVFPSGLPKEKKYKIKMDDPTWRKEHKYFERLIKKNKVNFIKRDIWMNNIFNKVKKKLKINV; the protein is encoded by the coding sequence ATGAAAAATGATGTAATTGTTGGCTTTGGAGTTCAAGGAAAAAAAAGACTTAAATTTCTAAATAAAGAAAAAACAATTATCGTAGACCCTTTCAATAAAAATTCTCATTACAAATATATTAATGATGTACCTAAAAACAAATATAGCAAAGTATTTATTTGTGTGCCTGATAAAGATAAAGAAAAAATTATTCGGTATTGTTTATTAAATTCAAAACATTTTCTTGTAGAAAAACCATTCCCATTAATTAAATCAAAAAAAATAGAATTCTACTCACGAATCGCTAGATCTAAAAAATTAATTAATTACGTTGCTTATAATCATAGATTTGAACCTCATTTTGAAAAAGTAAAAAAGATTTTAAATAAAAATCAAATTGGAAAAATATATTCTTGTAAATTATTTTATGGAAATGGAACGTCAACTTTAGTGAAAAATAGTTTATGGAGAGATAAAGGGTTGGGTGTAATTAGTGATCTTGGATCGCATTTATTAGATTTATGTAATTATTGGTTTAATATTAATGACGAAAATATTGATTATATCAATTGTTGCAGGTTTGAAAATAGATCACCTGATTATGCAAAATTAATTTTTAAACAAAAAAAAATTTTATTTGACTTAGAGATGACACTTTGTATGTGGAGAAATCATTTTTCGTGTGATATTTTGGGTCAAAAAGGATCTATACATATTTCCTCATTGTGTAAATGGGATGAAACAACATTAATTATAAGAAAAAAAGTATTCCCCTCAGGTTTGCCCAAAGAAAAAAAATATAAAATTAAAATGGATGACCCCACATGGAGAAAAGAACACAAGTATTTTGAAAGACTAATAAAAAAAAATAAAGTCAATTTTATAAAACGAGATATTTGGATGAATAATATATTCAATAAAGTAAAGAAAAAATTAAAAATAAATGTTTAA
- a CDS encoding transaldolase family protein, with translation MINLKNFNLSIFADGADLKDFKKLSKNKLVKGFTTNPSLMRASGVKNYLNFSKKVLKIVKTKPVSFEIFADDINEIEKQALIISKLGKNVFVKIPIINTKNESNVDLISKLNKQGIKINVTAIFTLKQTKSLIEKLNGKTEIIFSIFAGRIADSGINAKTEMKKHISLSSKKKNIKILWASVREVYNLIEAEEVKCHIITVPPSILNKTKNFNKNLEKYSQETVQMFFEDARKSGYSL, from the coding sequence ATGATAAATCTTAAAAATTTTAATTTAAGTATTTTTGCTGATGGAGCAGATTTAAAGGATTTTAAAAAGTTATCAAAAAATAAATTAGTCAAAGGTTTCACAACCAATCCTTCATTAATGAGGGCTTCAGGTGTTAAAAATTACTTAAATTTTTCAAAAAAAGTTCTTAAGATTGTTAAAACTAAACCTGTTTCATTTGAAATTTTTGCTGATGATATAAATGAGATTGAAAAGCAAGCACTAATCATTTCTAAGCTTGGAAAAAATGTCTTTGTAAAGATACCAATAATTAACACAAAGAATGAGTCTAATGTAGACTTAATCTCAAAACTAAACAAACAAGGTATTAAAATAAATGTGACAGCAATATTTACCTTAAAACAAACTAAATCTTTGATTGAAAAATTGAATGGGAAAACTGAAATCATTTTTTCTATATTTGCGGGAAGAATTGCTGACTCGGGCATTAATGCTAAAACTGAAATGAAAAAACATATATCTTTATCTTCAAAAAAAAAGAATATTAAAATTTTATGGGCAAGTGTTAGAGAGGTTTACAATCTTATAGAAGCAGAAGAAGTCAAATGTCATATAATCACCGTCCCACCTTCAATTTTGAATAAAACAAAAAATTTTAATAAAAACTTGGAAAAATATTCCCAAGAAACAGTTCAGATGTTTTTTGAGGATGCTAGAAAGTCTGGATACTCTTTATAA
- a CDS encoding NAD-dependent epimerase/dehydratase family protein translates to MKIKKTILITGGLGFIGQNLVNFFVKKNFNVHIIDNLSSINSNKSYLFNKKKVKIFKFDISDNKKISSFLKKRHYKYLIHAAANFANQNSVENPIRDMKSNIQGTINIFENINKLELKKIIYLSSSCVYPSKKNLFESMSLRPIETPYAISKYSAELYAEFYSYYHKLPINIVRIFNTYGPGEKAHKYRNVIPNFIDLALKGKTLKITGDGTEVRDFTYVEDASRLIFKTLNLKSKKLEIINSCTGKQTKLYDLAKKIIKLTNSSSQIKITNKFRKWDKIKLRKGNISKRNKLLGYISMVPLEHGLRKTVKWYKKNL, encoded by the coding sequence GTGAAAATAAAAAAGACAATTTTAATCACTGGAGGTTTAGGTTTTATTGGGCAAAATTTAGTAAATTTTTTTGTAAAGAAAAATTTTAATGTTCATATAATAGATAATTTATCTTCAATTAATTCTAACAAGAGCTATTTATTTAATAAAAAAAAAGTTAAAATTTTTAAATTTGATATTAGTGATAACAAAAAAATATCAAGTTTTTTAAAAAAAAGGCATTATAAATACTTAATCCACGCAGCTGCAAATTTTGCAAATCAAAACTCTGTTGAAAATCCAATTAGAGACATGAAATCAAATATTCAGGGTACAATTAATATATTTGAGAATATTAATAAATTAGAACTAAAAAAAATTATTTATCTTTCTTCTTCCTGTGTTTATCCAAGTAAAAAAAATTTATTTGAAAGTATGTCTTTGAGACCTATAGAAACACCTTACGCAATTTCTAAATATTCTGCTGAACTATATGCTGAATTTTATTCTTATTATCACAAATTGCCAATAAATATTGTTAGAATTTTTAACACTTATGGCCCAGGAGAAAAAGCTCATAAATATAGAAATGTAATACCTAATTTTATTGATTTAGCTCTGAAAGGCAAAACTTTAAAAATAACTGGTGACGGTACAGAAGTTAGAGATTTTACTTATGTGGAAGATGCATCAAGATTGATATTTAAAACTTTAAACTTAAAATCAAAAAAGCTTGAAATTATAAATTCATGTACAGGAAAACAAACAAAGTTATATGATTTAGCAAAAAAAATAATTAAACTTACAAATTCAAGCTCACAAATTAAAATTACCAATAAATTTAGAAAATGGGATAAAATCAAATTAAGAAAAGGAAATATTAGTAAAAGAAATAAATTACTTGGATATATTTCAATGGTACCATTAGAGCATGGCTTAAGAAAAACAGTAAAATGGTACAAAAAAAATCTTTAA
- a CDS encoding glycosyltransferase: protein MKKILFLINDNISSNARSLYEIYSLAKSGHQIVIFCDKFQPKIKFLKQKNIKIIVKKSHNSFINKFLWYLFLIDYDWLNFLKQKQINREYDIIHIQNNYLFKTVYKLINKKKIVLDIHDSLPESFISWNNDKNPFLRLFYILFANLKRLRNYERWSIEKSLLTLVTTLESKKKILSFYSNSYNKKTYVVENLETLFFQKKFKSKLKKSSNRRIIYFGGFAPHRGLETVIECSKLPIMQKIEFLLIGALNNNYSKKIEKNKSKNLKILKRIDLKKLKKFTNINTIGIVPHTKNMHTNTTIPYKLSQYMSLGIPQIVSNCKPLTRTLKKSKSGLIFKSGDANDLKKRILKMNQTNLFKFRFNSLKYFKKHNWDKSEHFKIQNIYEKL from the coding sequence ATGAAAAAAATTTTGTTCCTAATTAATGATAATATTTCTTCTAATGCAAGATCTTTATATGAAATTTATTCTTTAGCAAAATCAGGGCACCAAATTGTTATTTTTTGTGACAAGTTTCAACCAAAAATTAAATTTCTTAAACAAAAAAATATAAAAATCATTGTAAAAAAAAGTCACAACTCATTTATTAACAAATTCTTATGGTATTTATTTCTAATTGACTATGACTGGTTAAATTTTTTAAAACAAAAACAAATTAACAGAGAATACGATATAATTCATATTCAAAACAATTATCTTTTCAAAACAGTTTATAAATTAATAAATAAAAAAAAAATTGTTTTAGATATTCATGATAGTTTACCAGAGTCATTTATATCTTGGAATAATGACAAAAACCCTTTTTTGAGATTATTTTATATATTATTTGCAAATCTAAAAAGATTAAGAAACTATGAAAGATGGTCTATAGAAAAATCTCTTTTAACACTTGTAACAACGCTAGAAAGTAAAAAAAAAATATTAAGTTTTTATTCTAACTCATATAACAAAAAAACATATGTTGTAGAAAATTTGGAAACTTTATTTTTTCAAAAAAAATTTAAATCAAAATTAAAAAAATCATCTAATCGAAGGATAATATATTTTGGAGGATTTGCTCCTCACAGAGGATTGGAAACTGTTATTGAATGCTCAAAATTGCCAATTATGCAAAAAATTGAGTTTTTATTAATAGGTGCTCTAAATAATAATTATTCAAAAAAAATAGAAAAAAATAAATCAAAAAATTTAAAAATTTTGAAACGAATTGATTTAAAAAAACTAAAAAAATTTACCAACATAAATACCATTGGAATTGTTCCGCATACAAAAAATATGCATACAAACACAACGATACCTTACAAACTCAGTCAATATATGAGTTTGGGCATCCCACAAATTGTATCTAATTGTAAGCCATTGACAAGGACTCTAAAAAAATCGAAATCTGGATTAATTTTTAAATCAGGAGATGCAAATGATTTAAAAAAGAGAATTTTAAAAATGAATCAAACAAATTTATTTAAATTTAGATTTAATTCTTTAAAATATTTTAAGAAACATAATTGGGATAAATCAGAACATTTTAAAATTCAAAATATTTATGAGAAGTTATAA